In the Azospirillum formosense genome, one interval contains:
- a CDS encoding Gfo/Idh/MocA family oxidoreductase: MRRRVGVIGLGMAATPHAQSLLDLADRVEVAGCFSPSADRRAAFAARFGLPAVDGAEAILDDPTVSAVLLLTPPDTHADLVARCAAAGKHVLLEKPLDATPAGCRAVVESMERAGLTLGVMLQHRFRAAAEKLAELLRDGTLGRPLSASVVVRWWRDDAYYAQPGRGMKARDGGGVLLTQAIHTLDLYVSLLGLPRKVAAFANTSGLRPIDTEDVVCAALRHDGGLLAMVDATTAAYPGYPERIEIAGTAGSALLIGDRLEVQLRSGETVQAGETAGTLGGGADPMAFSNAHHRAVLADFLDALDRGGQPRVSGREALKVHRLIEAILQSSDSGAVTAVPED; the protein is encoded by the coding sequence ATGCGGCGGCGCGTCGGCGTGATCGGGCTGGGCATGGCGGCGACGCCGCACGCCCAGAGCCTGCTGGATCTGGCGGACCGCGTCGAGGTGGCGGGCTGCTTCAGCCCGTCCGCCGACCGCCGCGCCGCCTTCGCGGCGCGCTTCGGCCTGCCGGCGGTGGACGGGGCGGAGGCGATCCTCGACGATCCCACCGTCTCCGCCGTCCTGCTGCTGACCCCGCCGGACACCCACGCCGACCTCGTGGCCCGCTGCGCCGCTGCTGGCAAGCACGTCCTGCTGGAAAAGCCGCTCGACGCCACGCCCGCGGGCTGCCGCGCCGTGGTGGAGAGCATGGAGCGCGCCGGGCTGACGCTCGGCGTCATGCTCCAGCACCGCTTCCGCGCCGCCGCGGAAAAGCTGGCGGAGCTTCTGCGCGACGGCACGCTGGGCCGCCCGCTGTCGGCCTCCGTCGTGGTGCGCTGGTGGCGCGACGACGCCTATTACGCCCAGCCCGGGCGCGGCATGAAGGCGCGCGACGGCGGCGGCGTGCTGCTGACCCAGGCCATCCACACGCTGGATCTCTATGTCAGCCTGCTCGGCCTGCCGCGCAAGGTGGCGGCCTTCGCCAACACCAGCGGCCTGCGCCCCATCGACACCGAGGACGTGGTGTGCGCCGCCCTGCGCCACGACGGCGGGCTGCTCGCCATGGTGGACGCCACCACCGCGGCCTATCCCGGCTATCCGGAGCGCATCGAGATCGCCGGCACCGCCGGCTCCGCCCTGTTGATCGGCGACCGGCTGGAGGTTCAACTGCGCTCCGGCGAAACGGTCCAGGCCGGGGAGACGGCGGGCACGCTGGGCGGCGGGGCCGACCCCATGGCCTTCTCCAACGCCCACCACCGCGCCGTCCTGGCCGATTTCCTCGACGCGCTCGACCGCGGCGGCCAGCCGCGCGTGTCGGGGCGGGAGGCGCTGAAGGTCCACCGCCTGATCGAGGCGATCCTCCAGTCCTCCGACAGCGGCGCCGTCACGGCGGTTCCGGAAGACTGA
- the eda gene encoding bifunctional 4-hydroxy-2-oxoglutarate aldolase/2-dehydro-3-deoxy-phosphogluconate aldolase, whose protein sequence is MTHPRLEPSLSGPRIVPVLVLDEPDTAVALAEALVAGGLTTLEVTLRTPAALACAEAIAARVPGALVGLGTLIRPEQFTQARDAGARFVVSPGLTDRLAEAAKTAGLPYLPGIATVAEALIAMEHGFRELKFFPAMLNGGAPALRGMAPLMPEIRFCPTGGLKAEHVKEILSLPNVFALGGTWLTPADAVKERRWSEIERLAREASALAQG, encoded by the coding sequence ATGACCCACCCGCGTCTTGAACCCTCCCTGTCCGGCCCGCGCATCGTCCCGGTCCTCGTCCTCGACGAGCCGGACACCGCGGTCGCTCTGGCCGAGGCGCTGGTCGCCGGCGGCCTGACCACGCTGGAGGTGACGCTGCGCACCCCTGCGGCGCTCGCTTGCGCGGAGGCCATCGCCGCCCGCGTTCCGGGCGCCCTGGTCGGCCTCGGCACGCTGATCCGGCCGGAGCAGTTCACCCAGGCCCGCGACGCCGGCGCCCGCTTCGTCGTCAGCCCCGGCCTGACCGACCGCCTGGCCGAGGCCGCCAAGACCGCCGGCCTGCCCTATCTGCCGGGCATCGCCACGGTGGCCGAGGCGCTGATTGCCATGGAACACGGCTTCCGCGAGTTGAAGTTCTTCCCGGCGATGCTGAACGGCGGCGCCCCGGCGCTGCGCGGCATGGCGCCGCTGATGCCGGAGATCCGCTTCTGCCCGACCGGCGGCCTCAAGGCGGAGCATGTGAAGGAGATCCTGTCGCTCCCCAACGTCTTCGCGCTCGGCGGCACCTGGCTGACCCCGGCCGACGCGGTGAAGGAGCGCCGCTGGTCCGAGATCGAGCGGCTGGCCCGCGAGGCCTCCGCCCTGGCCCAGGGCTGA
- a CDS encoding GntR family transcriptional regulator, which translates to MPPGQPSVGQPPGPAATVAATVKPPRASQRGTTAAAAIYRDLRADIVSLARKPGDPIVEKLVAEAFGVSRTPVREAVLRLADEGLVEVFPQSGTFVARIPIAALPEANLIRKTLEQATVRFAAERATRSQVAALQANLERQREVDASGCADGFHQADEAFHALIADIAGYPGFWPITQQVKVQIDRCRHMTLPYPGRLAAVIAEHEAIVAAIADHDPDRAVKALGDHIDGLLLTIDDMRLATPLYFSPAEALT; encoded by the coding sequence ATGCCCCCAGGCCAACCATCCGTAGGCCAACCCCCGGGCCCAGCCGCGACCGTTGCCGCCACCGTCAAGCCGCCCCGCGCGTCGCAGCGCGGGACCACGGCGGCGGCGGCCATCTACCGCGACCTGCGGGCCGACATCGTGTCGCTGGCCCGCAAGCCGGGCGACCCGATCGTGGAGAAGCTGGTGGCCGAGGCCTTCGGCGTCAGCCGCACCCCGGTGCGCGAGGCCGTCCTGCGGCTGGCCGACGAGGGGCTGGTGGAGGTCTTTCCGCAATCGGGCACCTTCGTGGCGCGCATCCCCATCGCCGCCCTGCCGGAAGCCAACCTGATCCGCAAGACGCTGGAGCAGGCGACCGTCCGCTTCGCGGCGGAGCGCGCCACCCGCAGCCAGGTCGCCGCCCTCCAGGCCAATCTGGAGCGCCAGCGCGAGGTGGACGCCTCGGGCTGCGCCGACGGCTTCCATCAGGCGGACGAGGCGTTCCACGCGCTGATCGCCGATATCGCCGGCTATCCCGGTTTCTGGCCGATCACCCAGCAGGTGAAGGTGCAGATCGACCGCTGCCGCCACATGACCCTTCCCTATCCCGGCCGCCTGGCGGCCGTCATCGCCGAGCACGAGGCCATCGTCGCCGCCATCGCGGACCATGACCCCGACCGCGCGGTGAAGGCGCTCGGCGACCACATCGACGGCCTGCTGCTGACCATCGACGACATGCGACTCGCCACCCCACTCTATTTCTCTCCTGCCGAGGCCCTGACATGA
- a CDS encoding sugar kinase, whose product MGESARRVAALGECMIELVRRPDGTFTMGFGGDTLNTAVYMARLGVATDYVTALGDDGNSDAMVATWEAEGVGTGHVLRVPNRVPGLYMIETDDSGERRFLYWRDSAPARDLFVLPDSPALVADLEGYDLLYMSGISLAIWGERGREVLFPMLDRLRERGGRVAFDTNWRPRLWPDRETAQRAYDAMLRRTDIALPGVEDLRGLYGDADAGSAMARVRDAGVTEIVLKLEKPGCIVSAPGLEETVPSEKVAKVVDTTAAGDSFSAGYLSARLKGLGPVEAARSAHRIAAVVIQHRGAVIPRDAMASVLDG is encoded by the coding sequence ATGGGTGAGTCCGCGCGCCGGGTTGCGGCCCTTGGCGAATGCATGATCGAACTGGTGCGCCGTCCCGACGGGACCTTCACCATGGGCTTCGGCGGCGACACCCTGAACACCGCCGTCTACATGGCGCGGCTGGGCGTGGCAACCGATTACGTGACGGCGCTGGGCGACGACGGCAACAGCGACGCCATGGTCGCCACCTGGGAGGCCGAGGGCGTCGGCACCGGCCATGTGCTGCGCGTGCCCAACCGCGTCCCCGGCCTCTACATGATCGAGACGGACGACAGCGGCGAGCGGCGCTTCCTCTACTGGCGCGATTCCGCGCCGGCCCGCGACCTGTTCGTCCTGCCCGACAGCCCGGCGCTGGTCGCCGACCTGGAAGGCTACGACCTGCTCTACATGTCCGGCATCAGCCTGGCCATCTGGGGCGAGCGCGGGCGCGAGGTGCTGTTCCCCATGCTCGACCGCCTGCGCGAGCGCGGCGGCCGCGTCGCCTTCGACACCAACTGGCGCCCCCGCCTGTGGCCCGACCGCGAGACGGCGCAGCGCGCCTACGACGCGATGCTCCGGCGCACCGACATCGCCCTGCCGGGCGTCGAGGACCTGCGCGGCCTCTACGGCGACGCCGACGCCGGCAGCGCCATGGCCCGCGTGCGCGATGCCGGGGTGACGGAGATCGTGCTGAAGCTGGAGAAGCCGGGCTGCATCGTCTCCGCCCCCGGCCTCGAGGAGACCGTGCCGTCGGAGAAGGTCGCCAAGGTCGTGGACACCACCGCGGCGGGCGACAGCTTCAGCGCCGGTTACCTCAGCGCCCGCCTGAAGGGCCTCGGCCCGGTGGAGGCGGCACGCTCCGCCCACCGCATCGCCGCCGTGGTCATCCAGCACCGCGGCGCCGTCATCCCGCGCGACGCCATGGCGTCCGTGCTGGACGGCTGA
- a CDS encoding DMT family transporter: protein MPDCSRPPEGVSAAQTVPSRGSERRDDPVRGILMVVAAVFFFSCSDATAKYLSQTLPSIEIGWMRYVGFTTLLLPLMIRGGPPVMRTASPGLQILRALGMLGSALFFIMGMRYLPLAEAAATSYVSPVFVTVLSILVLGEKIGPRRWAAVLVGLLGVLIVIRPGGAAFQPAAIFPILSAMSWATGVVITRKMTGQEHPTTTLIWTALTGLAVLTVLLPFNFAMPTGTEMALGALIGLVSTMGQWLMVQAYRFGEASVLAPCSYVQIVWSTLLGFLIFGALPDHWTFLGAGIIIASGLYTAHRERLRKKQQQNVA, encoded by the coding sequence ATGCCCGACTGCTCCCGCCCCCCGGAAGGGGTGTCCGCCGCCCAGACCGTGCCGTCCCGCGGGAGCGAGCGCCGCGACGATCCCGTGCGCGGGATCCTGATGGTTGTCGCCGCGGTCTTCTTCTTCTCCTGCTCCGACGCGACGGCGAAGTATCTGTCCCAGACGCTGCCCTCCATCGAGATCGGGTGGATGCGCTACGTCGGCTTCACGACGCTGCTGCTGCCGCTGATGATCCGCGGCGGCCCGCCGGTGATGAGGACGGCCAGCCCCGGCCTCCAGATCCTGCGCGCTCTGGGCATGCTCGGGTCGGCGCTGTTCTTCATCATGGGCATGCGTTATCTGCCCCTGGCGGAGGCGGCGGCGACCAGCTACGTCTCGCCGGTCTTCGTCACGGTGCTGTCGATCCTGGTGCTGGGCGAGAAAATCGGGCCGCGCCGCTGGGCGGCGGTGCTGGTCGGCCTGCTCGGCGTGCTGATCGTCATCCGGCCGGGCGGGGCGGCCTTCCAGCCGGCGGCCATCTTCCCCATCCTGTCCGCGATGAGCTGGGCGACCGGCGTGGTCATCACCCGCAAGATGACCGGGCAGGAGCACCCAACCACCACCCTGATCTGGACCGCCCTGACGGGCCTTGCCGTGCTGACCGTTCTGCTGCCCTTCAACTTCGCCATGCCGACCGGCACGGAGATGGCGTTGGGCGCCCTGATCGGCCTGGTCTCGACCATGGGGCAATGGCTGATGGTGCAGGCCTACCGCTTCGGCGAGGCGTCGGTGCTGGCCCCCTGCTCCTACGTGCAGATCGTCTGGTCCACCCTGCTGGGCTTCCTGATCTTCGGCGCCCTGCCCGACCACTGGACCTTCCTGGGCGCCGGCATCATCATCGCCAGCGGCCTCTACACCGCCCACCGCGAGCGGCTGCGCAAGAAGCAGCAGCAAAACGTCGCATGA
- a CDS encoding response regulator transcription factor, translating to MRAVLVEPNPLIADALGRQLGMGKIRYDRQNWGGLEELLRDQGAEGLGYDAIVLGSVDDPARCVAALRAHQVGAAILCLLDRRCVATTVELLHAGADDVLVKPVVSAEVRARIEVARRRSRGLLSNAVRVGRLTVFLDGRDPEVGGERLRLSQREHAILGVLAAHHRRVVSKEHIYDEVYGLSGADPLDKVIDVYICKLRKKIAEATGGARYIETVYGRGYKFEAPPEHEEAAPAAPAAGSAAARRFPAIPFAASGLHPGCLVAAE from the coding sequence ATGCGCGCTGTCCTGGTTGAACCGAATCCCCTGATCGCCGACGCGCTCGGCCGTCAGCTCGGCATGGGGAAGATCCGCTACGACCGCCAAAACTGGGGCGGGCTGGAGGAGCTTCTGCGCGACCAGGGGGCGGAGGGGCTGGGCTACGACGCCATCGTGCTCGGCAGCGTCGACGACCCGGCGCGCTGCGTGGCGGCCTTGCGGGCGCATCAGGTCGGGGCGGCGATCCTGTGCCTGCTCGACCGGCGCTGCGTGGCCACCACGGTGGAGCTGCTGCACGCCGGGGCCGACGACGTGCTGGTCAAGCCGGTGGTCAGCGCCGAGGTGCGGGCGCGCATCGAGGTGGCGCGGCGGCGCTCGCGCGGGTTGCTGAGCAACGCGGTGCGGGTCGGCCGGCTGACGGTCTTCCTCGACGGGCGCGACCCCGAGGTCGGCGGCGAGCGGCTGCGGCTGAGCCAGCGCGAGCACGCCATCCTCGGCGTCCTGGCCGCCCATCACCGCCGCGTCGTCTCCAAGGAGCACATCTACGACGAGGTCTACGGCCTGTCCGGCGCCGACCCGCTCGACAAGGTCATCGACGTCTACATCTGCAAGCTCCGCAAGAAGATCGCCGAGGCCACCGGCGGCGCCCGCTACATCGAGACCGTCTACGGACGAGGCTACAAGTTCGAAGCCCCGCCCGAGCATGAGGAGGCCGCTCCCGCCGCCCCGGCCGCCGGGTCCGCCGCCGCCCGCCGCTTCCCGGCCATCCCCTTCGCCGCGTCCGGCCTGCACCCCGGCTGTCTCGTCGCCGCCGAGTGA